A stretch of the Candidatus Chromulinivoraceae bacterium genome encodes the following:
- a CDS encoding cell division FtsA domain-containing protein — translation MVFEKLRQKTQQKLDNDYVVALDIGTEFVKALIAKMKDDTLEIVGVGRARQDLSDMHSGAIADISGVVRNCEEALSEAEDQAGLQAKRVVIGIAGELVKGVTNTIRYRRPQPDRPLDTAEMEFIIEKVQERAQGKAQRQIALETGNEEVEVKLVNSALVSIHIDGYKISNPIGFQGRDIAVQIYTAFAPMVHIGALERVADELALELVAVAAEPFAVSRSVLGTDASSTFTAILADIGGGTTDIAVVNDGGVEGTRMFGIGGRSFTRTIASEMDLSYADAEKLKVNIENNQIKASVKKDAEKAIDKTLDVWLAGVELALGEFDSVDHLPNRILLCGGGASLTMLVDALSERDWYKELPFTKRPTVQRIDPSEVIGIHDATGAASDHTFITAMGLLRVGYDTMIGSSDTDTIKDKLNRILRI, via the coding sequence ATGGTTTTCGAAAAATTGCGTCAAAAAACACAACAGAAGTTAGACAACGATTATGTCGTTGCGCTTGATATTGGTACGGAATTCGTAAAAGCCCTGATTGCAAAAATGAAAGATGACACACTTGAGATAGTCGGTGTTGGGCGTGCCCGTCAAGATCTTAGTGATATGCACTCCGGTGCAATAGCAGATATTTCGGGCGTCGTTCGTAACTGTGAAGAAGCGCTCTCAGAAGCGGAAGATCAAGCAGGTCTTCAGGCAAAGCGCGTCGTCATCGGTATTGCTGGTGAGCTTGTCAAAGGTGTAACAAATACCATTCGCTACCGCCGGCCACAACCAGATCGTCCACTTGATACTGCGGAAATGGAATTTATTATTGAGAAGGTTCAAGAGCGTGCGCAAGGTAAGGCACAGCGTCAGATTGCACTTGAGACAGGCAACGAAGAAGTTGAGGTGAAGCTCGTTAACAGTGCGCTCGTGAGCATTCATATTGATGGCTATAAGATCTCCAACCCAATTGGCTTTCAGGGTCGCGATATTGCTGTTCAAATTTACACAGCATTCGCTCCAATGGTTCATATCGGTGCACTTGAACGTGTTGCGGACGAGTTAGCGCTGGAACTCGTGGCTGTCGCCGCAGAGCCGTTTGCAGTAAGCCGAAGTGTGCTTGGTACGGACGCAAGTAGCACCTTCACAGCTATCCTAGCTGACATTGGTGGCGGCACGACTGACATTGCTGTTGTAAATGATGGTGGTGTCGAAGGCACTAGGATGTTTGGCATTGGCGGTCGTAGCTTTACGCGTACAATCGCAAGTGAAATGGACCTCAGCTATGCTGATGCTGAGAAGTTGAAGGTTAACATAGAGAATAATCAGATTAAAGCGAGTGTTAAGAAAGACGCCGAAAAAGCAATTGATAAGACACTAGATGTGTGGCTTGCGGGCGTGGAGCTTGCTCTAGGTGAGTTTGATTCAGTCGACCACTTACCGAATCGCATTCTCTTATGTGGGGGTGGCGCTAGTCTTACTATGCTGGTTGACGCTCTGTCTGAGCGTGATTGGTATAAGGAGTTGCCGTTTACAAAACGTCCGACCGTCCAGCGAATTGATCCAAGCGAGGTAATTGGAATCCACGACGCGACAGGGGCTGCAAGTGATCACACTTTCATTACAGCTATGGGACTTCTCAGGGTTGGCTATGATACAATGATAGGGAGCAGCGACACGGATACCATAAAAGACAAACTTAACCGGATCCTTCGCATTTAA